In one window of Nakamurella sp. PAMC28650 DNA:
- a CDS encoding NAD(P)H-dependent glycerol-3-phosphate dehydrogenase, with product MRPLHDGTPTTGTALGRVAVLGAGSWGTTYAKVLADAGRDVVLWARREAVASDITATGINHDYLRGVVLPQNLRATSDVDEALDGVDAVALGLPSQSMRENLTVFRDSIPGGVPVISLAKGVEIGTGLRMSEVISRVGRVEPARVVVLTGPNLAVEIAHDRPTASVLACIDHDVAIQVQKACATGYFRPYTITDVVGAEIAGTGKNIIALACGIAGGLQLGLNTAASLMTRGLNELTRLGEALGGNAATFAGLAGLGDLVATCSSPLSRNRTLGGRLAAGMGLEAAVEAAGGQVAEGVVSCRSMRDLAHRHQIDMPITEAVFNVCYHHMPPYEMISSLMGRPHSPE from the coding sequence GTGAGGCCCCTCCACGACGGGACACCCACCACCGGAACGGCTCTGGGCCGCGTCGCCGTGCTCGGGGCGGGATCCTGGGGGACCACCTACGCCAAGGTGCTGGCCGACGCCGGGCGTGACGTCGTGCTCTGGGCGCGCCGGGAGGCCGTCGCGTCGGACATCACCGCGACCGGGATCAATCACGACTACCTGCGAGGTGTCGTGCTGCCGCAGAACCTCCGCGCCACGTCCGACGTCGACGAGGCGCTGGACGGCGTCGACGCGGTCGCGCTGGGGCTGCCGAGCCAGTCGATGCGGGAGAACCTGACGGTCTTCCGTGACTCGATTCCCGGGGGTGTACCGGTGATCTCACTGGCGAAGGGGGTCGAGATCGGTACGGGCCTGCGGATGAGCGAGGTGATCTCCCGGGTGGGTCGTGTCGAGCCGGCGAGGGTGGTGGTGCTCACCGGGCCGAACCTCGCCGTCGAGATCGCACACGACCGGCCGACTGCCTCGGTCCTGGCGTGCATCGACCACGACGTCGCGATCCAGGTCCAGAAGGCTTGCGCCACCGGCTATTTCCGTCCCTACACGATCACCGACGTGGTCGGCGCCGAGATCGCCGGCACCGGTAAGAACATCATCGCGCTCGCGTGCGGTATCGCCGGCGGTCTGCAGCTGGGACTCAACACCGCGGCTTCCCTGATGACCAGGGGGCTGAACGAACTGACCCGGCTCGGCGAGGCCCTGGGCGGCAACGCTGCGACTTTCGCCGGTCTGGCCGGTCTCGGCGACCTGGTGGCCACCTGCTCCTCGCCCCTGTCGCGCAACCGGACGCTGGGCGGGCGGCTGGCCGCCGGGATGGGTCTGGAAGCGGCGGTCGAGGCCGCCGGCGGTCAGGTGGCCGAAGGAGTGGTGAGCTGCCGCTCGATGCGCGATCTGGCCCACCGTCACCAGATCGACATGCCGATCACCGAAGCCGTCTTCAACGTCTGCTACCACCACATGCCCCCGTACGAGATGATCAGCTCGCTGATGGGTCGTCCCCATTCGCCCGAGTAG
- a CDS encoding D-alanine--D-alanine ligase family protein translates to MNSQRIRVAVVFGGRSGEHAVSCISAGSVLGHLDPDLFDVTAIGITTQGAWVRVEPDLVLAKNGRTLPAVAGGSAVVLPADPTSASLVPLGVEGPSLDVDVVFPVLHGPFGEDGTIQGLLELAGLPYVGPGVLASAAGMDKEFTKKLLAAEGLPQGDHVVLRPGRATLTGQERDRLGLPVFVKPARAGSSLGVSRVGRWADLDAAIALAREADPKVLVEAAMIGREIECGVLEFPDGRIEASPTAEIHVGPGDDFYDFNAKYLDDVATFDIPASLPDEITTQIQDLAVRAFRALDAQGLARVDFFVTDAGRVVVNEVNTMPGFTPISMYPRMWGAAGLPYSELLTVLIRTAIARGTGLR, encoded by the coding sequence ATGAATTCCCAGCGGATCAGGGTGGCGGTCGTGTTCGGCGGACGAAGCGGCGAACATGCCGTCTCGTGCATCTCGGCCGGCAGCGTGCTCGGGCATCTGGACCCGGATCTGTTCGACGTCACCGCGATCGGCATCACGACCCAGGGCGCCTGGGTCAGGGTCGAGCCGGATCTCGTGCTGGCCAAGAACGGTCGGACCCTGCCCGCTGTCGCCGGCGGGTCGGCCGTCGTGCTGCCGGCCGACCCGACCTCCGCGTCGCTCGTGCCGCTGGGTGTCGAAGGCCCCTCGCTGGACGTCGATGTCGTCTTCCCGGTCCTGCATGGTCCGTTCGGCGAGGACGGCACCATCCAGGGCCTGCTGGAGTTGGCCGGGCTGCCGTACGTCGGGCCGGGCGTGCTGGCCTCCGCCGCCGGCATGGACAAGGAGTTCACCAAGAAACTGCTGGCCGCCGAAGGTCTGCCCCAGGGTGATCACGTCGTGCTCCGCCCGGGGCGCGCCACGCTGACGGGGCAGGAGCGAGACCGACTCGGACTCCCGGTGTTCGTCAAGCCGGCCAGGGCCGGTTCGTCGCTCGGGGTCAGCCGGGTGGGCAGGTGGGCCGATCTGGACGCGGCCATCGCGCTGGCCCGGGAGGCCGATCCCAAGGTCTTGGTCGAGGCGGCCATGATCGGTCGTGAGATCGAGTGCGGCGTACTGGAATTCCCCGACGGCCGGATCGAGGCCTCACCGACCGCGGAGATCCACGTCGGGCCCGGTGACGACTTCTACGACTTCAACGCCAAGTACCTGGATGACGTCGCCACCTTCGACATCCCCGCGTCGCTTCCGGACGAGATCACCACGCAGATCCAGGATCTGGCGGTCCGTGCGTTCCGGGCACTCGATGCCCAGGGGCTTGCGCGCGTCGACTTCTTCGTCACCGATGCGGGCCGGGTGGTCGTCAACGAGGTCAACACCATGCCCGGCTTCACGCCGATCTCGATGTACCCCCGGATGTGGGGGGCGGCCGGCCTGCCGTACTCGGAGCTGCTGACGGTGCTGATCCGGACGGCCATCGCCCGCGGGACCGGCCTGCGCTGA
- a CDS encoding thiamine-phosphate kinase — protein MGEFPLIAAVIKDQPQLPGTSVGPGDDAAVVAAPDGRVVISVDMLVDGVHFRTDWATGEQIGRRAALASMADIAAMGAAPTSLVVAISAPGTTPTDLILGIGKGLHEAAHEAGAAVVGGDMTRSETLTIAVTVLGDLQGSHPVLRSGARPGDEVAVIGRLGWAAAGLAVLSRGFRSPAAVVGAYRVPEPPLRAGITASASGATSMIDVSDGLLADLGHIAQESNVSINIRRAALDVNTRLVEVASALGKDPMEWVLTGGDDHPLVATFPHGATLPPGWQLIGTVGSIGDLGAVVTVDGSERDEPGGWDHFR, from the coding sequence ATGGGGGAGTTTCCCCTGATCGCCGCCGTCATCAAGGACCAGCCGCAGCTTCCCGGCACGTCGGTCGGTCCGGGCGACGACGCAGCGGTCGTGGCCGCCCCCGACGGCCGGGTCGTCATCAGCGTCGACATGCTCGTCGATGGCGTGCACTTCCGCACCGACTGGGCGACGGGCGAGCAGATCGGGCGCCGGGCGGCGCTGGCGTCGATGGCCGACATCGCAGCCATGGGCGCCGCGCCGACCTCACTGGTGGTCGCGATCTCGGCGCCGGGCACCACCCCCACCGATCTGATTCTCGGCATCGGCAAGGGTCTTCACGAAGCAGCCCACGAGGCAGGCGCCGCGGTCGTCGGCGGGGACATGACCCGCTCGGAGACGCTGACCATCGCGGTGACCGTGCTGGGTGATCTGCAGGGGTCGCATCCCGTGCTGCGGTCAGGTGCCCGACCCGGTGACGAGGTCGCGGTGATCGGGCGGCTGGGTTGGGCGGCCGCCGGGTTGGCTGTGCTGTCCCGTGGATTCCGTTCCCCGGCCGCGGTCGTGGGGGCCTACCGGGTACCGGAGCCTCCGTTGCGGGCCGGCATCACGGCGTCCGCCTCCGGCGCGACCTCGATGATCGACGTATCGGATGGTCTGCTCGCCGATCTCGGACACATCGCGCAGGAGTCGAACGTGTCGATCAACATCCGCCGGGCGGCACTGGACGTGAACACCCGTCTGGTCGAGGTGGCCTCGGCGCTGGGCAAGGATCCGATGGAGTGGGTGCTGACCGGCGGGGACGACCACCCGCTCGTGGCGACGTTCCCGCACGGCGCGACGTTGCCACCGGGTTGGCAGCTGATCGGCACCGTCGGGTCCATCGGGGATCTCGGCGCGGTCGTGACGGTCGACGGATCCGAGCGCGACGAGCCGGGCGGCTGGGACCACTTCCGCTGA
- a CDS encoding uracil-DNA glycosylase — protein sequence MSRSLSETLDPGWAAALAPVTGQIAAMGDFLRSEVADGRTYLPAGPNVLRAFQAPFEDVRVLIVGQDPYPTPGHAIGLSFAVDRSVRPIPRSLANIYRELRSDLGIAPPAHGDLTGWTTSGILLLNRVLTVEPGKSASHKGKGWEPVTEQAIRALVARGGPLVAILWGKDAQTLIPMLGSVPHIASAHPSPMSADRGFFGSRPFSGANALLVEQGAEPVDWTLA from the coding sequence ATGTCCCGTTCTCTCTCGGAAACCCTCGACCCCGGCTGGGCGGCTGCGCTCGCCCCGGTGACCGGCCAGATCGCGGCGATGGGCGATTTCCTTCGATCCGAGGTAGCCGACGGCCGCACCTACCTGCCGGCCGGCCCGAATGTCCTGCGCGCCTTCCAGGCTCCGTTCGAGGATGTCAGGGTGCTGATCGTCGGACAGGACCCCTATCCGACACCCGGGCATGCGATCGGCCTATCGTTCGCGGTCGACCGCTCGGTCCGTCCGATCCCGCGCTCGCTGGCCAACATCTACCGCGAGCTGCGCAGCGACCTGGGCATCGCGCCACCTGCCCACGGAGATCTGACGGGCTGGACCACCTCCGGGATCCTGCTGCTCAACCGAGTGCTGACCGTCGAACCGGGCAAGTCCGCCTCGCACAAGGGCAAGGGCTGGGAGCCGGTCACCGAACAGGCCATCAGGGCGTTGGTGGCCAGAGGTGGCCCGCTGGTGGCGATCCTGTGGGGCAAGGACGCCCAGACCCTGATCCCGATGCTCGGAAGCGTGCCGCACATCGCCTCGGCCCACCCGTCACCGATGTCGGCCGACCGCGGATTCTTCGGATCCAGGCCGTTCTCGGGGGCCAACGCCCTGCTGGTCGAGCAGGGCGCAGAGCCGGTGGACTGGACGCTCGCGTGA
- a CDS encoding Lrp/AsnC ligand binding domain-containing protein — protein sequence MVQAFILIQTEVGQAAAVATAIAELPGVTSAEDVTGPYDVIVRAEADTVDELGKLVVARVQNVPGITRTLTCPVIRL from the coding sequence GTGGTGCAGGCCTTCATCCTGATCCAGACCGAGGTCGGGCAGGCAGCAGCGGTTGCCACCGCGATCGCCGAGCTACCGGGGGTCACCAGTGCCGAGGATGTGACAGGTCCGTACGACGTCATCGTTCGCGCCGAAGCCGATACCGTCGACGAACTCGGCAAGCTCGTCGTCGCCCGCGTGCAGAACGTCCCCGGGATCACCCGGACGCTGACCTGTCCCGTCATTCGGCTCTGA
- a CDS encoding 1-acyl-sn-glycerol-3-phosphate acyltransferase: MRRRGPVFEKANGWIRFCELVMFPLTRILGRRSFEGMEHVAVPGPVLAVANHISQLDPIYTAVYLRQSGRIPHIMAKASLFKIPVIGRTLTGTGMIPVERGGGHGQIGLNAAIASLNAGHMVLIYPDGTVTRDPDNWPMKPRPGVAAMAMAGDFPVVPVVHWGTQDVYVPYVKGGFHPFPRKDIRVVAGPPVDLSAFRGKPVDARLLRDVSYVIQGAVRDLLAQVRGVPAPVEFYDQKKADRLKARAEAAENPDR; encoded by the coding sequence GTGCGTCGTCGCGGACCGGTGTTCGAGAAGGCCAACGGCTGGATCAGATTCTGTGAGTTGGTGATGTTCCCGCTCACCCGGATTCTCGGCCGGCGCAGTTTCGAGGGGATGGAGCACGTCGCCGTCCCCGGGCCCGTACTTGCGGTCGCCAACCACATCTCCCAGCTCGACCCGATCTACACCGCCGTGTACCTGCGCCAGTCCGGTCGCATTCCGCACATCATGGCCAAGGCGTCGCTCTTCAAGATTCCGGTGATCGGCAGGACCCTGACCGGAACCGGCATGATTCCGGTGGAGCGCGGCGGCGGTCACGGGCAGATCGGCCTCAATGCCGCGATCGCGTCCCTCAACGCCGGCCACATGGTGCTGATCTACCCGGACGGGACGGTCACCCGCGATCCCGACAACTGGCCGATGAAACCGAGACCGGGGGTGGCCGCGATGGCGATGGCCGGGGACTTCCCGGTGGTGCCGGTCGTGCACTGGGGCACCCAGGACGTCTACGTTCCCTACGTCAAGGGCGGATTCCACCCCTTCCCGCGCAAGGACATCCGGGTAGTCGCCGGACCACCGGTCGACCTGTCGGCCTTCCGGGGCAAGCCGGTCGACGCCCGCCTGCTCAGGGATGTCTCCTACGTGATCCAGGGCGCCGTCCGGGATCTGCTGGCCCAGGTACGCGGCGTACCGGCGCCGGTGGAGTTCTACGACCAGAAGAAGGCGGACCGGCTCAAGGCCAGGGCCGAGGCGGCCGAGAATCCGGATCGGTGA
- a CDS encoding DUF3515 domain-containing protein, which produces MTKPSPSPDLGRTTRNPAFSWQVVSALVLVVLAIGVAVTLGLINNANPVVATGPVPVATVGQPGADSAACKTLMPKLPAELTGSARRPVQGGGDGIAAWGDPAVILRCGLETPQELNCSAALTQVDQVAWLQLANDGLPDTTYLAADRSVRIAVTLPDGTGTAAIQQISDVVSANLPARQPCNKGVLLPTDTR; this is translated from the coding sequence ATGACGAAGCCGAGCCCCTCCCCGGACCTCGGGCGGACGACCAGGAACCCCGCGTTCTCCTGGCAGGTCGTCTCCGCGCTCGTGCTGGTCGTGCTGGCCATCGGGGTGGCCGTCACCCTCGGTCTTATCAACAACGCGAACCCGGTGGTCGCCACCGGGCCGGTCCCGGTCGCGACGGTCGGTCAGCCCGGCGCGGACTCCGCGGCGTGCAAGACCCTGATGCCGAAGCTGCCCGCCGAGCTCACCGGTTCTGCACGACGGCCCGTCCAGGGCGGCGGGGACGGCATCGCGGCCTGGGGGGACCCGGCCGTCATTCTTCGCTGCGGCCTGGAGACCCCGCAGGAGCTCAATTGCAGCGCGGCGTTGACCCAGGTGGATCAGGTCGCCTGGTTGCAACTGGCGAACGACGGCCTGCCCGACACCACCTACCTCGCGGCGGACCGGTCGGTGCGCATAGCGGTGACGCTTCCGGACGGGACGGGGACCGCTGCGATCCAGCAGATCTCGGACGTCGTCTCGGCGAACCTCCCGGCGCGCCAGCCCTGCAACAAGGGCGTCCTGCTCCCCACCGACACCAGGTAG
- a CDS encoding molybdopterin-dependent oxidoreductase yields MTGDVRRVPTATHWGTYLARTNGSRLLGLDPHPDDPAPTGIGDSVTDALTSPGRLTVPLVRRAWLDDGPGPANRHGTRRRGDDGYVAVDWATASSLVAGEIDRVRKTYGNFAIFGGSYGWGSAGRFHHPQSQVHRFLNMAGGYTRSVDTYSSAAITVLLRRVAGGWQSAMDSTPTFDEIADHGSLVVAFGGLALRNSQVNDGGLGAHTSPGAQQRARTAGVDFVSVSPLRTDAAAFLEATWLPARPGTDVAIMLGLAHVIVSAGRHDQDFLDRCTTGWPSFRDYLLGHDDGVPKTAEWAAEISGLPAETLRALAHRIATERTVISTSYSVQRADHGEQVPWMALTLAALSGSMGRPGGGFGCGLGALHRNGMRLAKVPIASFAQGVNNVADFIPVARISDLLTRPGQEFDYDGGRYTYPDTRLVYWVGGNPFHHHQDLNRLAEAWQHPDTVIVHEHFANSLARHADIVVPAATFAERMDFAAGREDPFLMAMVQAADPPGDVLTDYAIFSLIAEKLGFADRFTEGRTAPEWVDELYERTRKRAAAMDVQLPDWNELVEVGRFALPDLDRPEKPYVALRQDPQAHPIDTPSGLLEIYSSTIGGFGYPDCPPHPTWLEPSEWLGSSLAQRFPLALVSGQPERRLHSQFDNGAHSRAGKVRGREPVLISAQDAASRGITDGSVVRLFNDRGAVLAGAVVSPDIRPGVVRLSTGAWYDPLTPGGLDVHGNPNVLTADHGTSSLAQGPSAHTALVQVEAWSGPVPDVTVFGAMPT; encoded by the coding sequence GTGACCGGGGACGTCCGTCGCGTTCCGACCGCCACGCACTGGGGCACCTATCTGGCGCGCACCAACGGTTCCCGACTGCTGGGACTCGACCCGCACCCGGACGATCCGGCGCCGACCGGGATCGGCGACTCGGTCACCGATGCGCTGACGAGCCCCGGTCGTCTGACCGTGCCGCTGGTCCGCCGGGCCTGGCTCGACGACGGCCCGGGGCCGGCGAATCGGCATGGCACCCGCCGACGCGGGGATGACGGGTACGTGGCGGTCGACTGGGCCACCGCGTCGTCGCTGGTGGCCGGCGAGATCGATCGCGTCAGGAAGACCTACGGGAACTTCGCGATCTTCGGCGGTTCCTACGGGTGGGGCTCGGCCGGCCGGTTCCACCACCCGCAGTCGCAGGTGCACCGGTTCCTGAACATGGCCGGTGGCTACACCAGATCGGTCGACACCTATTCCTCGGCGGCCATCACCGTGCTGCTGCGCAGGGTGGCGGGCGGTTGGCAGAGCGCGATGGATTCCACCCCGACCTTCGACGAGATCGCCGATCACGGATCGCTTGTCGTCGCGTTCGGGGGTCTGGCGCTGCGGAACAGCCAGGTGAACGACGGAGGGCTGGGGGCGCACACGTCGCCCGGCGCGCAGCAGCGGGCCCGCACGGCCGGAGTCGACTTCGTCTCGGTGTCGCCCCTGCGCACGGACGCGGCGGCCTTCCTGGAGGCGACCTGGCTCCCGGCCCGCCCCGGCACCGACGTGGCGATCATGCTCGGGCTGGCGCACGTGATCGTCAGCGCCGGACGGCACGACCAGGACTTCCTGGACCGGTGCACGACCGGCTGGCCGAGCTTCCGGGACTACCTGCTCGGCCACGACGACGGAGTCCCCAAGACCGCTGAATGGGCAGCCGAGATCTCCGGGCTGCCGGCCGAGACCCTCCGCGCCCTTGCCCATCGGATCGCCACCGAACGGACGGTGATCTCCACGTCGTATTCGGTGCAGCGGGCCGATCACGGCGAGCAGGTGCCCTGGATGGCCCTGACGCTGGCTGCCCTGTCCGGATCCATGGGCCGCCCGGGTGGAGGTTTCGGATGTGGTCTCGGCGCGTTGCACCGCAACGGGATGCGGCTCGCGAAGGTGCCGATCGCGTCGTTCGCCCAGGGTGTCAACAACGTCGCCGACTTCATCCCGGTCGCCCGGATCTCAGATCTGCTGACCAGGCCCGGCCAGGAATTCGACTACGACGGTGGCCGCTACACCTACCCGGACACCCGGCTCGTCTACTGGGTGGGCGGCAATCCCTTCCACCACCACCAGGACCTGAACCGGCTGGCCGAGGCCTGGCAGCATCCGGACACCGTCATCGTTCACGAGCACTTCGCGAACTCGCTCGCCCGTCATGCCGACATCGTCGTCCCAGCAGCGACTTTCGCCGAGCGGATGGATTTCGCAGCCGGCCGTGAGGACCCGTTCCTGATGGCCATGGTGCAGGCCGCCGATCCGCCCGGCGACGTGCTGACCGACTACGCGATCTTCTCCCTGATCGCCGAGAAGCTCGGGTTCGCCGATCGTTTCACCGAGGGTCGCACCGCACCGGAGTGGGTCGACGAACTCTACGAGCGCACCCGCAAGCGTGCCGCCGCCATGGATGTGCAGCTGCCCGACTGGAACGAGCTGGTCGAGGTCGGCCGGTTCGCCCTGCCGGATCTGGACCGACCGGAGAAGCCCTACGTCGCGCTGCGCCAGGATCCGCAGGCCCATCCCATCGATACTCCGTCGGGTCTGCTGGAGATCTACTCGTCGACCATCGGCGGCTTCGGGTACCCGGACTGCCCGCCCCACCCGACCTGGCTGGAGCCGTCGGAATGGCTGGGATCCTCACTGGCGCAGCGATTCCCACTGGCCCTGGTGTCCGGGCAACCGGAGCGGCGCCTGCACTCCCAGTTCGACAACGGCGCGCACTCCAGGGCCGGCAAGGTCCGCGGGCGTGAACCCGTCCTGATCAGTGCGCAGGACGCCGCGTCACGGGGGATCACCGATGGATCCGTGGTGCGGTTGTTCAACGATCGCGGGGCCGTCCTGGCCGGCGCGGTGGTGTCGCCGGACATCCGGCCGGGGGTGGTCCGGTTGTCCACCGGCGCCTGGTACGACCCCCTGACGCCGGGCGGACTCGACGTGCACGGCAATCCGAACGTCCTGACCGCCGACCACGGAACGTCCTCCCTCGCACAGGGTCCCAGTGCGCACACCGCGCTGGTGCAGGTCGAGGCCTGGTCCGGGCCCGTTCCCGACGTCACCGTGTTCGGCGCCATGCCGACCTGA
- a CDS encoding RNA degradosome polyphosphate kinase, translating into MTGVTTTRKPTPARRRPSLAAVKAEPPAVPAARPAVAAATPRATSKSRAAVAEILETPREPEEEAQIDAVSVEPFHTPENDTAVVIHDALPLPADRFLNRELSWLDFNERVLALAEDPDQPLLERAKFLAIFASNLDEFYMVRVAGLMRRRDMGLALASADGLTQSEQLALISARAQALVERQGRCFTDEVMPALEEAGIRIVRWSSIDVEDRARLADYFTSQVFPVLTPLAVDPAHPFPYISGLSLNMAIIVRDPETGAERFARVKVPNNVDRFIRVRRSVLDFLPIEDLLAAHLAELFPGMEVMEHQIFRVTRNADLDVEEDRDEDLLQALERELARRRFGPPVRLEITDTTSERILDLLISELDVDPSDAVEVPGLLDLSSLMQLYGLDRPTLKDPPFVPATNPAFTEGEKPKSVFARLRDSDVLLHHPYESFATTVQRFIEQAAADPHVLAIKQTLYRTSGDSPIVDALISAAAAGKQVVALVEIKARFDEQANITWAKALERAGVHVVYGLVGLKTHCKTALVIRQEGNTLRRYCHIGTGNYNPKTARIYEDLGLLTADHDIGADLTDLFNVLTGYSRQTEYRNLLVAPHSIRTGIVERIEREIEHFDAGRGGVVRLKMNSIVDEGVIDALYRASRAGVTVDLTVRGICALRAGVPGLSENITVRSIVGRFLEHSRIFYFGGGGHEEYWIGSADMMHRNLDRRVEALVRITDKVATDRMSALLAAIARPDTKCWVLGPDGWSKSPVDGPGRDLQTELLRRGAAGAE; encoded by the coding sequence ATGACCGGCGTGACCACCACCAGAAAGCCGACCCCGGCGCGGAGACGACCTTCCCTCGCCGCGGTCAAGGCCGAACCTCCCGCCGTCCCGGCCGCCCGACCTGCCGTCGCGGCCGCCACTCCGCGTGCCACCTCCAAGTCACGTGCGGCGGTGGCCGAGATCCTGGAGACGCCACGGGAGCCGGAGGAGGAAGCCCAGATCGACGCCGTGTCGGTCGAGCCCTTCCACACCCCCGAGAACGACACGGCCGTCGTGATCCATGACGCCCTGCCGTTGCCGGCCGACCGCTTTCTCAACCGTGAGCTCAGTTGGCTGGACTTCAACGAACGCGTCCTCGCCCTTGCCGAGGACCCGGACCAGCCCCTGCTGGAGCGGGCGAAGTTCCTCGCGATCTTCGCCTCCAATCTCGACGAGTTCTACATGGTCAGGGTGGCCGGCCTGATGCGGCGACGCGACATGGGGCTTGCGCTCGCCAGCGCCGACGGACTGACCCAGTCGGAGCAGCTCGCCCTGATCTCGGCCCGCGCGCAGGCACTCGTCGAACGGCAGGGACGGTGCTTCACCGACGAGGTGATGCCGGCCCTGGAAGAGGCCGGGATCCGCATCGTCCGGTGGAGTTCCATCGACGTCGAGGACCGGGCGCGGCTGGCGGACTACTTCACCTCGCAGGTGTTCCCGGTGCTGACGCCGCTGGCCGTCGACCCGGCCCACCCGTTCCCGTACATCTCCGGACTGAGCCTGAACATGGCCATCATCGTGCGGGACCCGGAGACCGGCGCGGAACGGTTCGCACGGGTGAAGGTGCCCAACAACGTCGACCGGTTCATCCGGGTCCGTCGCAGCGTGCTGGATTTCCTGCCCATCGAGGACCTGCTGGCCGCACACCTCGCCGAGCTCTTCCCGGGCATGGAGGTGATGGAGCACCAGATCTTTCGCGTCACCCGCAATGCCGACCTCGACGTCGAGGAAGACCGCGACGAGGACCTGCTGCAGGCGCTGGAGCGCGAGCTCGCACGTCGCCGCTTCGGTCCCCCGGTGCGCCTGGAGATCACCGACACCACCAGCGAGCGAATCCTGGATCTGCTGATCAGCGAACTCGACGTCGATCCGTCCGATGCCGTGGAAGTGCCTGGCCTGCTGGACCTCTCGAGCCTGATGCAGCTCTACGGGCTGGATCGGCCGACGTTGAAGGATCCGCCCTTCGTGCCGGCCACCAACCCGGCCTTCACCGAGGGCGAGAAGCCCAAGAGCGTCTTCGCACGCCTGCGCGACTCGGATGTGTTGCTGCACCACCCCTACGAGTCGTTCGCGACCACCGTGCAGCGCTTCATCGAGCAGGCCGCGGCCGACCCGCACGTGCTGGCCATCAAGCAGACCCTGTACCGGACCTCCGGCGACTCCCCGATCGTCGACGCGCTGATCTCGGCGGCCGCGGCCGGCAAGCAGGTGGTGGCCCTGGTGGAGATCAAGGCCCGGTTCGACGAGCAGGCCAACATCACCTGGGCCAAGGCCCTGGAACGTGCCGGCGTCCACGTGGTCTACGGCCTGGTCGGGCTCAAGACCCATTGCAAGACCGCTCTGGTCATCCGCCAGGAAGGGAACACCCTGCGCCGGTACTGCCACATCGGTACCGGCAACTACAACCCGAAGACCGCCCGCATCTACGAGGATCTCGGACTGCTCACCGCCGACCACGACATCGGGGCGGACCTGACCGACCTCTTCAACGTCCTGACGGGTTACTCCCGACAGACCGAGTACCGAAACTTGCTGGTCGCACCGCATTCGATCCGCACCGGCATCGTCGAGCGGATCGAACGGGAGATCGAGCACTTCGATGCGGGCCGCGGTGGGGTGGTCAGACTCAAGATGAACTCGATCGTCGACGAGGGTGTGATCGACGCGCTGTACCGGGCCTCGAGGGCCGGCGTCACCGTCGATCTGACGGTGCGCGGGATCTGTGCGCTCCGGGCCGGAGTGCCGGGCCTGAGCGAGAACATCACCGTCCGGTCGATCGTCGGGCGCTTCCTCGAGCACTCCCGGATCTTCTATTTCGGCGGCGGCGGCCACGAGGAGTACTGGATCGGCAGTGCGGACATGATGCACCGCAACCTCGACCGGCGGGTCGAGGCTCTGGTACGGATCACCGACAAGGTGGCGACCGACCGGATGAGCGCACTGCTCGCCGCCATCGCACGGCCCGACACCAAGTGCTGGGTCCTGGGGCCGGACGGCTGGAGCAAGTCACCCGTCGACGGGCCCGGCCGCGACCTGCAGACCGAACTGCTGCGTCGAGGGGCTGCTGGTGCGGAATGA